One genomic segment of Streptococcus salivarius includes these proteins:
- a CDS encoding sensor histidine kinase, whose amino-acid sequence MFRSYQKNDFAYFVSLIFLVFPILGVFGGYFPVWTLLLTGLFTIAYLLIVYLKKAYSKWIPFLWFYTLAYIIFMSMTFQGGMMWFVFFNVNLLVWHFEDSISSYRFLSFLTTLLILTSSSFQLTDDLSTHLMSLAITLFSLGMYYFQNRIRQERKMEEALAEQNRTINILSAENERNRIGRDLHDTLGHTFAMMSLKTELALKQMDKEQYEAARKNLEELNQISRDSMYEVREIVNKLKYRTVAEELLELERLFDLSDIVLTVDSSLDLDSLSPVSQSTLSMVLRELANNVIKHSQAESCQIRLRRDHGIVLEFEDDGCGFEEVTGQELHSIRERLSLVDGDLEILSQSHPTIIRVHLKEGGKA is encoded by the coding sequence ATGTTTAGAAGTTACCAGAAGAATGATTTCGCTTATTTTGTTAGTCTGATTTTCCTTGTTTTCCCAATCTTAGGAGTTTTTGGCGGGTATTTTCCAGTCTGGACCCTGTTATTGACAGGTTTGTTTACCATCGCTTATCTCCTTATAGTGTATTTGAAAAAAGCTTATAGCAAGTGGATTCCCTTTCTGTGGTTTTACACTCTAGCTTACATTATCTTTATGTCCATGACCTTCCAGGGTGGCATGATGTGGTTTGTTTTTTTCAACGTTAATCTTCTCGTTTGGCACTTTGAGGATAGCATATCTTCTTATCGATTCTTATCCTTTCTAACGACACTCTTGATTTTGACGTCATCATCCTTCCAACTGACAGACGATTTGAGCACCCACCTCATGTCTCTGGCTATTACTCTTTTTTCTTTGGGAATGTACTATTTTCAAAACCGTATACGTCAGGAGAGAAAGATGGAAGAAGCCCTTGCAGAGCAGAATCGGACCATTAATATCCTGTCAGCTGAAAATGAACGCAATCGTATCGGTCGTGATTTGCACGATACCTTAGGACATACCTTTGCTATGATGAGTCTTAAAACAGAGTTAGCTCTGAAACAGATGGACAAGGAGCAGTATGAAGCTGCTAGAAAGAATCTGGAAGAATTGAACCAGATTAGTCGTGACTCCATGTACGAGGTGCGTGAGATTGTCAATAAGCTTAAGTACCGAACCGTGGCCGAGGAGTTACTGGAACTCGAGCGACTCTTTGACCTATCTGATATCGTCTTGACCGTGGATAGTAGTCTTGACTTAGACAGCCTGTCACCTGTTAGCCAGTCGACCTTGTCCATGGTGCTTCGTGAACTGGCCAATAATGTCATCAAACATAGTCAGGCTGAAAGCTGTCAGATTCGTCTAAGACGTGATCATGGTATTGTCCTTGAGTTTGAGGATGATGGTTGTGGCTTTGAGGAAGTCACAGGACAAGAGCTACACAGTATCAGAGAGCGTCTTAGTTTGGTAGATGGAGACTTGGAAATTCTGTCTCAATCGCATCCAACCATTATTCGTGTGCATTTAAAAGAGGGAGGAAAAGCATGA
- a CDS encoding helix-turn-helix transcriptional regulator: MKEENNLQGKTSRLLYFMSELEKGHKVNKTDYLKRFNIAERTFKDDLRELKENLKILRDDMKIKYSRLAGTYEAEYNHGYGNLKYNQAVILSKILLESRALRVEEVREIIDTFVERAVDDRERQRIRNFTERELEEYKELSIYRDNKSKSILPHLSAIFDAIENQKPLSFKYTKYQGKDADYDVLPVSIMFNDHYFYCMAYKVEEKDGRLKIDTRSLRNFRLDRFKTVHRSKHNTELILSSEELTQILSDSDVRYHTFLMFSDTEKFRIRFRYVGQFWEVLEDDIPALKVIEKDTRSTVPRVIYEIETYGRDSFQRYIDRFNGVFTILELEKINK; this comes from the coding sequence ATGAAAGAAGAAAATAATTTGCAAGGGAAAACCAGTCGCCTTTTATATTTTATGTCTGAATTGGAAAAGGGGCATAAGGTTAATAAAACTGATTACCTTAAACGTTTTAATATCGCCGAGCGAACCTTTAAAGATGATTTAAGGGAATTAAAGGAAAATCTAAAAATACTTAGAGATGACATGAAAATAAAGTATTCTCGACTTGCAGGAACCTATGAGGCAGAATATAACCATGGTTATGGTAACTTAAAGTACAACCAGGCCGTCATCTTGTCTAAGATTCTTTTAGAAAGTAGAGCACTACGTGTTGAGGAAGTTAGAGAAATCATTGATACCTTTGTAGAGAGAGCTGTTGATGATAGGGAACGTCAGCGTATTAGAAACTTTACGGAACGGGAACTAGAGGAGTATAAGGAATTATCGATTTACAGGGACAATAAGAGTAAATCAATCTTGCCTCATCTATCCGCTATTTTTGATGCTATTGAGAATCAGAAGCCTCTTTCTTTTAAGTATACGAAATACCAAGGTAAGGATGCCGATTATGATGTGTTACCGGTCTCGATTATGTTTAATGACCATTATTTTTATTGTATGGCATATAAAGTTGAAGAAAAAGATGGAAGATTAAAAATAGATACAAGGAGTCTGCGTAATTTTCGACTGGATCGTTTTAAAACTGTTCATCGTTCGAAGCATAATACAGAATTAATATTAAGTTCTGAGGAATTAACTCAAATTTTGTCAGATAGTGATGTTCGTTATCATACTTTCTTGATGTTTTCAGATACGGAAAAATTTCGGATTAGATTCAGATATGTTGGTCAGTTTTGGGAAGTACTTGAAGATGATATCCCTGCACTTAAAGTTATTGAGAAAGATACAAGGAGTACAGTTCCTAGGGTAATATATGAAATTGAAACCTATGGCAGAGATAGTTTTCAACGTTATATTGATCGATTTAATGGGGTGTTTACTATACTTGAACTAGAAAAAATAAATAAGTAA
- a CDS encoding DUF262 domain-containing protein, whose product MQEINAKYNLKSLLENYRVVIPLIQRDYAQGRKDKRTTEVRKKLLQDINTALIDTNVGPLDLNFIYGKSTNGKFIPLDGQQRLTTLFLVYLFAYRDNDECDFLGNFSYETRKSSTQFFESLVENRRIFFTKAKSPSEIIKDEPWFADSWQLDPTVQGALKTLDDISDSFDYGFDYVSVLSDSSNQKLVFNFLDIDKLGSEDELYIKLNSRGRPLTDFENFKARLIDRIKKIDSHLEREFSQNIDTKWTDVIWNIDKNAFDTNFLNLFEIVLINNLDSLDYSKRDNWTLEIDFETIEISHIEIIVSVLDFLSKNKMTDASSILECSIVNKTLKDRVYFHVISTFIEHQGDTLDTSYKNWYRIFRNLINNSVIDSQDSYERAIKGINEQIEHTSDLLEYLAEGNRINGFSIDQVDEEIEKAKLITADDSYREIIEVAENHRYFDGQIRSCFYFEENDLPSRKIDDISIYWNKISKMFTEIEPKEGLLMRAALLALGDYTMTTANNYKTLYRDNSNESSGYAPSLKSLFSSRNEYVKRLLDEVDITKPLDGEYRRIIQDNISHLTPQEWRYAFISYYETMFSKMDSSQYRMKSPFWLNRSEEMLLIPNKSSSARNYDIHLIALEEKLKELGIQSYYQSEKGIESTNRILYVNEVYEVRFRGNHFSLNLIGGEEAEEEHFDPTLSFLDIAEYLNNKLH is encoded by the coding sequence ATGCAAGAGATCAACGCAAAATATAACTTAAAATCATTGTTAGAAAATTATCGAGTCGTAATTCCCTTGATTCAGCGAGACTATGCACAAGGTAGAAAGGATAAAAGAACCACCGAAGTTCGAAAAAAATTACTGCAGGATATTAATACTGCCTTAATTGACACAAACGTTGGGCCACTCGATTTGAATTTTATTTATGGAAAATCAACTAATGGGAAGTTTATTCCATTAGATGGACAACAACGTCTGACAACTTTATTCTTGGTTTATCTTTTTGCTTATAGAGATAATGATGAGTGTGACTTTTTGGGTAATTTCTCTTATGAAACTAGAAAGTCTTCTACACAATTTTTCGAGAGTCTAGTTGAGAATAGAAGAATTTTTTTTACAAAAGCAAAAAGTCCTTCCGAAATCATAAAAGATGAGCCGTGGTTTGCAGATTCATGGCAGTTAGATCCAACTGTACAAGGTGCTTTGAAAACACTAGATGACATTTCTGACTCTTTTGATTATGGGTTTGATTATGTTTCAGTATTATCAGATTCTAGTAACCAAAAACTTGTGTTCAATTTCCTTGATATAGATAAACTTGGTTCAGAAGATGAGCTCTATATCAAACTGAATTCTAGGGGGCGCCCGTTAACTGACTTTGAAAATTTTAAAGCAAGATTAATTGATAGAATAAAGAAAATAGATAGTCATTTAGAAAGGGAATTTTCCCAAAATATTGATACAAAATGGACTGATGTTATTTGGAATATTGATAAAAATGCCTTTGACACCAACTTTTTAAATTTATTTGAAATTGTCCTTATCAATAATTTAGATAGCCTTGATTATTCTAAACGTGATAATTGGACTCTTGAAATTGACTTTGAAACTATAGAAATAAGTCATATAGAAATAATTGTATCTGTTCTTGATTTCCTCTCCAAGAATAAAATGACTGATGCTTCATCTATCTTAGAATGTTCAATAGTTAACAAAACTCTGAAGGATAGGGTTTACTTTCACGTTATTTCAACATTCATTGAACATCAGGGTGATACATTAGATACTAGCTATAAAAACTGGTACCGTATCTTTAGGAACCTGATTAATAACTCAGTTATAGATTCTCAAGATTCATATGAACGGGCAATCAAGGGGATTAATGAACAAATCGAACATACTTCAGACCTGCTAGAATATCTAGCCGAGGGAAATAGAATTAATGGTTTCAGTATTGACCAAGTTGACGAAGAGATTGAAAAAGCTAAATTGATAACAGCAGATGATTCCTATAGAGAGATTATTGAAGTTGCTGAAAATCATCGCTATTTTGATGGTCAGATTCGAAGTTGCTTCTACTTCGAAGAGAATGATTTGCCAAGCAGAAAGATTGATGATATTTCAATCTATTGGAATAAAATATCAAAAATGTTTACTGAAATAGAGCCTAAAGAAGGTCTATTAATGCGGGCAGCTTTGCTAGCTCTAGGAGACTATACAATGACTACAGCTAATAATTATAAAACGCTGTATCGGGATAATTCAAATGAGTCTTCTGGGTATGCACCAAGCCTTAAAAGTTTATTTTCATCTCGAAATGAGTATGTCAAAAGATTACTTGATGAAGTAGATATTACCAAGCCACTAGATGGTGAGTATCGTCGTATTATCCAAGACAATATTAGTCATCTGACTCCTCAGGAATGGCGTTATGCCTTCATTTCTTATTATGAAACCATGTTTAGTAAAATGGATTCTTCACAATATAGAATGAAATCTCCGTTCTGGCTTAATCGGTCAGAAGAGATGTTGTTAATTCCCAATAAGAGCTCTAGTGCTAGAAACTATGATATTCATTTGATAGCCCTAGAAGAAAAACTAAAGGAATTAGGAATACAATCTTATTATCAAAGTGAGAAAGGGATTGAAAGTACCAATAGGATTCTTTATGTAAACGAAGTATATGAAGTCAGATTTCGAGGAAATCATTTTAGCCTTAATTTAATAGGTGGTGAAGAAGCAGAGGAAGAACATTTTGATCCTACGCTATCATTTTTGGATATAGCAGAATACTTGAATAATAAATTGCACTAA
- a CDS encoding response regulator transcription factor, with the protein MKLLVAEDQSMLRDALCQLLMLEDDVEEVHAASDGQEAIALLEKEEVDVAILDIEMPAKTGLDVLEWIRANQREVKVVIVTTFKRKGYFKRALAAQVDAYVLKERSISDLMATIHNVLAGHKEYSPELVEGVAFDNNPLSQREQEVLAMVAQGSTNQEIAESLFLSNGTVRNYMTAILTKLDAGNRTEAVSIAKEKDWLG; encoded by the coding sequence ATGAAATTATTAGTCGCCGAAGACCAGTCAATGTTGAGGGATGCCCTCTGCCAACTCCTTATGTTGGAAGACGATGTCGAAGAGGTCCATGCGGCCAGTGATGGCCAAGAAGCCATTGCTCTCTTGGAAAAAGAAGAAGTCGACGTAGCCATTTTAGACATTGAAATGCCAGCTAAGACAGGCCTTGATGTCCTTGAGTGGATTCGAGCCAATCAAAGAGAAGTAAAGGTCGTCATTGTGACTACTTTCAAACGTAAAGGCTATTTTAAACGAGCCCTTGCAGCACAGGTGGATGCCTACGTGCTCAAAGAGCGTTCCATCAGTGACCTCATGGCTACCATCCATAACGTCCTAGCAGGTCATAAGGAGTACTCACCAGAGCTTGTCGAAGGTGTTGCCTTTGACAATAACCCACTCAGCCAACGTGAACAAGAAGTCTTGGCCATGGTAGCCCAAGGTTCAACCAATCAAGAAATTGCAGAAAGCCTCTTTCTTTCAAATGGAACTGTCCGAAATTACATGACAGCCATCCTGACTAAACTCGATGCAGGCAACCGAACAGAAGCCGTTAGCATTGCCAAAGAAAAAGATTGGTTGGGGTGA
- a CDS encoding DUF262 domain-containing protein — protein sequence MVVSEKRIEDLKGLKFNVPSYQRGYRWTEHEVTTLLEDLYTHSKQNRDYKYCLQPLIVKKVSDNTYDVVDGQQRLTTIFIFLKFMSAEFSSGRRRSNQYDYFELVYETREQSAKYLKELNFDTYQEIEDYDIDAHHISKAFAAIDKWVEREDINSDNALHDIYQVLTEAVFFIWYEIDETEDPIKLFTKVNLGKIPLTNAELIKALLLDQTNYESENDSERIQRGIDWDNIEHRLQEESFWKFLTNSENYVTRIDLLFNLLEHRTLEIPQNDIYSTFYSTFYSIYAKYQNAENKPTFISNYWNEIDLLFDELTNWYRDLNRYHLIGYLLSVDAKKIEEVFEATRGMKKSEAFSKLKDLAYKTLAGDIDSIEELSYGTKNKTIKSTLLLFNLVTLINKSEKQYRFPFDIYKKEKWDIEHIHATADETAEADDSLANLTLLDANTNRSYGNSPFDQKRRIIIEVDAEGKFVPVYTRNVFLKVYSNEVDGLDDWTEKDKDSYIQAIKQEFNQFFGDYEE from the coding sequence ATGGTAGTTTCTGAAAAACGAATTGAAGACCTAAAAGGATTAAAATTTAATGTTCCTTCATATCAAAGGGGATATCGCTGGACTGAACATGAGGTTACAACTCTTTTAGAAGACCTCTATACACATAGTAAACAAAACAGAGATTATAAGTACTGTTTGCAGCCCTTGATTGTTAAGAAAGTTTCAGATAATACTTATGATGTAGTTGATGGTCAACAGAGGCTAACAACGATTTTTATTTTTTTGAAATTTATGTCTGCTGAATTTAGTAGTGGCCGTAGAAGAAGTAATCAATATGATTACTTTGAGTTGGTTTATGAAACAAGAGAACAGAGTGCTAAATATTTAAAAGAATTAAATTTTGATACTTATCAAGAAATCGAGGATTATGATATTGATGCACATCATATCAGTAAAGCTTTTGCTGCTATTGATAAATGGGTGGAACGAGAAGATATTAATTCGGATAATGCTTTACACGATATTTATCAAGTCTTAACAGAGGCTGTTTTCTTTATTTGGTATGAAATTGATGAGACAGAAGACCCTATAAAACTATTTACTAAAGTTAACTTAGGTAAGATTCCTTTGACTAATGCTGAGCTCATTAAGGCTCTATTGTTAGATCAAACTAATTATGAATCTGAAAATGATAGTGAAAGGATACAAAGGGGGATAGATTGGGATAATATTGAACATCGACTTCAAGAGGAATCATTTTGGAAGTTTCTTACAAATAGTGAGAATTATGTCACTAGGATAGATCTTTTGTTTAACCTACTTGAACATCGTACTTTAGAAATACCTCAAAATGATATTTACTCAACTTTCTACTCAACTTTCTACTCAATCTACGCAAAATATCAAAATGCCGAAAATAAACCGACTTTTATAAGTAACTACTGGAATGAAATCGACTTATTATTTGATGAATTAACTAACTGGTACAGGGACCTAAATAGATACCATTTAATCGGCTATCTATTATCGGTTGACGCTAAGAAAATTGAAGAGGTCTTTGAAGCTACTAGAGGGATGAAAAAGTCGGAAGCTTTTTCTAAATTAAAAGACCTTGCTTATAAAACTCTTGCGGGTGATATAGATTCTATAGAAGAACTTTCCTATGGTACTAAAAATAAAACTATCAAATCTACTCTTTTACTGTTTAATCTCGTTACTTTGATTAATAAGAGTGAAAAACAATATCGATTTCCTTTTGATATTTATAAGAAAGAGAAATGGGATATCGAGCATATTCATGCTACGGCTGATGAGACTGCTGAAGCTGATGATAGTCTAGCTAATTTAACTTTGCTAGACGCTAATACGAATCGATCTTATGGAAATAGTCCGTTTGATCAAAAACGAAGAATTATTATTGAGGTTGATGCAGAAGGGAAATTTGTACCTGTTTATACGCGTAATGTGTTTTTGAAAGTCTATAGCAATGAGGTAGATGGACTTGATGACTGGACTGAAAAGGATAAAGACAGTTATATTCAAGCGATAAAACAGGAATTTAACCAATTTTTTGGAGATTATGAGGAGTAG